TGCCCAAGTCCGAACTGACCCGTATCAAGCGCGAAGTCGTGGATCAGTACTACGTACCCCTGGCCGACGAAAATGTCGGCGCGAAGACGTCCTCTCCCATCGAGAACGCCTGATAGTTTCCCTCGGCGGGACCGCTTCGGCGGTCCCGCCCCGTGTACACCGGTCTGATTCGTTTAACGCCCTATAGGTACTACTACTATGAGTATGGACAACGTCGCCCCGACCCGGATGAATATGCTTCTCCTGAAGGGGCAGATAAAGATGGCCGCCGACGGCGTCGGCCTCCTGAAGGGCAAACGGGACGCCCTGATGCAGGAATTGCTCAAGCGCGCCCGAGCCCTGGCCCTCATGCGCGACGAACTCCACGCCCGCGGGCGGGCCGCGGCGGATGCCATGGCCATGGCCCGCGCCGTGCGTGGCACGCCCGAATTGAAGTCGGCCGCCGTTGCCGGTCGCCGCGAGCTGCTCATCAGCGTGGAGGCCGAAAAGGTCTGGGGCCTCGCGCTGGGCCGTATCGACATGGAGGGCATCGTCCGCACCCCCGCAAAACGCGGCATGGGCCTGCTGGACACCTCCGCCCAGGTTCAGGAAGCTTCCGAAGCCTCGGAAGAGATGCTCTCCCAGCTCCTGATTTGCGCCCCGCTGGAGCGCAATCTCCAGATTGTCGGCGAAGAAGTGAAAAAAGTTTCCCGCCGCATCAATGCCCTGGAAGAGTACCTCCTCCCCCGCCTGCGCGGACAGCTTCGTGGCATCGCCAGCGTCCTGGATGAGCGCGAACGCGAGGATACCTTCCGTCTGAAGAAAATCAAGGGCAAGAAAGCCGTCCAGAAGCGCAAAGCGCAGGCCGACGCGGCCGCGGCCGCCGCAGCCGCCGCACAGGGAGCGGAATGATGCTCCTCCACGAAATTCTGCGCCCCGAATTGATCAAAGTCGGCCTCGAAGCCGAGAAGAAGCGGGAATGCATCAGCGAGCTGATGGATGTCCTGATTCAGTATCATGAAATCCCCATGAACCAGCGGGACATCCTGCTGGAGCAGCTCTATGCCAACGAAGATTCGCTGGGCTCCGGCATGGAGCACGGCATCGCACTGCCCCACATTGCCACG
Above is a window of Candidatus Hydrogenedentota bacterium DNA encoding:
- a CDS encoding V-type ATP synthase subunit D, giving the protein MSMDNVAPTRMNMLLLKGQIKMAADGVGLLKGKRDALMQELLKRARALALMRDELHARGRAAADAMAMARAVRGTPELKSAAVAGRRELLISVEAEKVWGLALGRIDMEGIVRTPAKRGMGLLDTSAQVQEASEASEEMLSQLLICAPLERNLQIVGEEVKKVSRRINALEEYLLPRLRGQLRGIASVLDEREREDTFRLKKIKGKKAVQKRKAQADAAAAAAAAAQGAE